Genomic DNA from Osmia lignaria lignaria isolate PbOS001 chromosome 6, iyOsmLign1, whole genome shotgun sequence:
TGACGAACCTACGTTGGGAAAAGGATGGATTCCTCTTCGATCCTTACAACGTTCAGGGAGTGTTCTACAGAAGAAACGGTTCTTTGTATTTCAGCAAGGTAGACGAGACGCATTCCGGAAGTTACACGTGCACTCCGTACAACGAACTTGGTACAGAGGGGCCCAGTCCATCTATTACAGTGGCAAGTACATAAtacagaaatagaaaaagaaaaaagaaaaaagaaaaaagaaaaaagaaaaaagaaaaatacgaaaTCTCGTAGTGGCcaacaacaaatgaaaaatgaaaaggacGACGTGGTCATTCAAGTCCATTGACTACTCGCAGACGAGTGTTAAGTCGTTCCTTTATTTTCCAATTGTAATGTAAGGTTTGAAACGGACACGATACCCGAAGCGAGGCCAGTCTGCTCTTTGTTAAGCGAGCCTCGACCTCAAGCGTTTCTTCCTTCTAATTTGAGAACATTGTTCGACAGATTGTGCAGAGGCCGCCAGTGTTTACCATGACCCCTCAGCATCTGTACATCAGGAAATTGGGTGAGAATTTGGAGATACCCTGCGACGCCAGGGACGGCGATCAATCTCATCGACCGGCAATCGTTTGGTACAAGGTATTTTTCATTACTTTACACTTTACACTTTACACTTTACACTTTACACGTTGTTCGTCACACATTTCTCAGGGTGTTGTTACTGTTTTTAATTTGCTCTTTTTTTGAAAAAGGATGGTGCGCCAGTGGCAAGGGGCAACAGGACGCTAGTAATCGGTGGCAATTTAACGATCGACCGAATTCAAGAGCAGGATAGAGGATTATATCAATGTGCAGCTAGTAACGAAGCAGCAACTGTGGTGGCAGACACGGAATTAATGGTTTTAAACGTTCCTCCGAGGGCACCGTACAACCTCAGCGCCAACAGTAGCAATAATGCGGTTTCTTTAACTTGGGTACCGGGATACGTCACACCAAAGATGGAATATTCGGTCTGGTAAATAAAGAAACTTCCAGTCAAAAGCTTAGAGAACAGAGTAATAATGATTGTTATTATCTCTATTGTTAGGTATAGACCTACCGATACCTCGGAATGGAGAACGATGAAGATCGTATCAAGAAAAATCACCGAGGCGACCGTGAACAATTTGAACCCCGGACGCGAATACGAGTTTATGGTGCTCAGTCAGGACAAACACGGTGATGGGATGTTTAGTAAAACACTTCGGATATTTACACAGCCTCGTATGTTTTCTGTATGATACTACATAATAATTGTCATAGTATCATAATATCTGTTCAACAGAGACATATTTTTCAGATAACATCGATGAGAATTCAGTGTCAGAGTACCGTAGCCCTATAGGTAAAATAACTTCTGTTTATCCTCTTATTCGTTTTACCGTTGATAGATAACAGagtaatattttcaattgaataGACGAGAGAATGGGAGCACCGTTAAACGTGAGAGTTCAAGCGACAGCGCAGGGCTATTTGGTCACTTGGGAACCACCCGCTTATGGAAGAGATCAGCTGAGATTATACGCGGTCAGATGGTACCGAGGACCATCTGAAAAATTGGACGGAAGAGCGGAAACGACCGACACTTACTATTTGggtgattcttcttcttcttcttcttcttcttcattaaatttatagcggaaaaatgtttttttttttagagaaaaataaaaattatttttccagtgAAACCACTCGAGGGTGAGAGCTATTACACATTCGACGTGTCTGCAGTATCAGTATCGGACGACGTAGCGAGTAGCGAGCGGATTAGTTTGGAAGTACCAGCGTATCGTAGAAACAGGGCAATTTCTATGGGCATAGTGGCTGGAATTGGGTTTCTAGCTGCTGCTCTGGCAGCTATATGGTGGGCAAGGAAACGTTTCTGCCAATCTCCAAACGAGAAATAACAGAATCATATTATGCATCGTTTATTCAACGGAAGCATATTTATGTCCTCGTATACGTACGATCAATATTGCAATAAACTTCCCTAAAGTAGCGAGATATCGATATCGATCGTATTCTCAATCGTTGGTCGCGATTGTCGCGAATTTCTAATTCTTTCTATGTAATATAATATCGATTCTGTAGAGATTCTGTTACAAGATGGGGAGAAAATGCATCAGATCGAAGAGGATTTTCTTATGTAGAACCATCTAGTTTACTTGCGTCTTTCGTTATAAGTTATTACTACGAGTGTTCTTGCATTGCATCGTTACATTATGTACCGTTTGAAAGCTTTATTAGATAAGTGCACGTTTATTATGGATTAGTTGTGGCGTTTGATCATTACTATTCGGATACCAGGCGGCGAGAGACGCGCGGTGAGTTTGTTAAGGTCAGGCTAACTCGCCTAgaattatacataatataataaatgtataatacatctgatatgtttttctattgtaaataaataaattgtgtcGATTACCTACTATTAATCACTCCTATTTTTCTGTTTTCTGCTTTCTGTTTTCTGTTTTCTGTTTTCTGTTTTCTGTTTTCTGTTTTCTGTTTTCTGTTTTCTGTTTTCTGTTTTCTGTTTTCTGTTTTCTGTTTTCTATTGCTGTGAACCTGACACAATTCAAGAACCCACGAATGGGGTGCGTTGCTGGAACACCGCCACTGTCCAAAATTATTTAGACACGTTCGATAATCTCAGCTTATAAGCGAGTGTTGGTTTACAAAAAAATGGGGGATGTTCTATAATAACAACAACTATAAGACCTTGCTGGGCTTCGTAAGCGGCTGAACGATGGTGAGAACCAGCAGGAGTAACACCATAGTGTTACACTGGTTGTTACAGCGGTGCAATTGAGAATATTCGGatacctacctatctacctaCCTACCTTGCCGTGGAACGAAAGAGACCATTCGTGTATCTTGTATCGcgtgtaataaaataatcttAAGCTGCTCGATAACCGACACGTGTTACAAATCCAATTGTCGTTATGACACGACTAATCGCAATATACGAGTAAAATCACGACAATTTcaaagaatatttcaaatattcgataTACGTTAATcggtaaatttaaaaataatttttacaaattatgaATCACCTATTTGTGAGAAAAGCCTTGCTGCATTTTAGAATTTATCCATCCAACCGTAAGAAACTATCAGATACCAACAGAGAATTTGAACAGTCGATAATATGCTTATCTACTTCAAACAAGTCCCAAGCCTTACGATCGGAAAGCagaaatgtatgtacatatgtatgtacagagTCGAGCGTTTCTACCAACTAAACAAAATTGTTGCTACTTGAACCGCTGGTCGAGGCAAGTTTTATTACATCAAATCATTCGATAACTATCTATTAGCTCGTCTAGCGTAATCACGTCGACGCTCGTCTATTCCATTTTAGCAAACGAGCAAAACTTCTCCCCCAATAAATACatgaatacatacatacacggtgtgtcgtcgcgtcgcgtcgcgtcgcgttgaaACGCTGTAAAGGAGGAACGGGTAAAAGTACGGATAAACGTTGACAGGGATAGGTCGAAATTGGTCGGAATGGAATTGCTAGGTCAATTAACAGACAGCGAAGACGCCGAGACGATTCCGCTTGGCAATGAAGAAGAGATCAACGGCTTTGAATCGGGCAAAACGCGATGAAGGGGTTGGAGGGGCTGCGAGCAGGCACTTCTGAGGCTTGCTACCTGTCGCCAACACATACCCCTTGGCCCCAGTTTTAGCTCGATCGTGTAGCGAACATCTGCGATCCTTAGCGATGTGTCGCACCACTACGAAACTTCGAATCCAGCTCAGACGATGTaagttttttccttttttatctttCTATCTCTGGAGTTGCAGACCAAAGATGGGTTAATAATCGGTACGATCAATTTTAACTGACATTGACAACTTGAGGCTTAAGCGATTTAATTGTATCAATTAAACTGCGAGTGCTCTTTGAAAGTTCGGAAAATTGCAATAGTCTTGAAAGTCTTGGGTCAGAATGTTTTGTAAAACATTGGTTATGCATACGTATATACTGATATTGGAATGAGTAACACAGGAGAGATAACATCATGAGTAAGTGCTACTGAAATGATTCTATCTATCTTCTTCACTTGCAAGATAAAAAATTGGCACCGTCAAAAAGAAATCAAGATCAAGAAAAAtaagtagaaaaaaaagaaggcacGCGTACGAAGGTGGTACATTCTACATATAAACGAGTTTTCTTCTCTAATAGAGTACCACCTATCAAAATCTTATCGAAGATAAGATAGAAAGTTGCAACCATGCTTATAGCCCCTCtgagtaaataaattaatcttccCTAACAAAAATTACATCACATTATCCCGCCACCCTGTCGACGAGCAAATGTTGCACAAGCGTTCTGTTTAAATGAAGGAAAACGAAAGCACGTGAAACAAGGAATAAATTCAGCATTACATAACTAGCACCCGAGCCGATACGTCGTGCACACAGGGCGTTTCAAAGCTTTCTCCTCTCCGAGAATTACACTTTCCTCGTCGCTTGCGACCTTCAGCcagaacattaattattaattcgaAAACCGGACGAACAGGGGTATGTATATCGTACGCAATAGCTTGATCTACCATTTGCAATCGACGACTTTGTTCCCTGACCGAGTCACTGAAATGACAATCTTGGAGATTGAGTCACCTCTTGGACTCAACATTGCGGactgaaatttttctaatttctcgCCTCTTATCTTGCTGAATCACTACTACACACTGTGCGGacgacggcgcggcgcggcgtgacACGT
This window encodes:
- the bdl gene encoding borderless isoform X2 gives rise to the protein MCQATRIHQLLGIFLCCQAFSYSLILEEDNEPNYLSAGVGEYAVFNCDLDFPHETPIPYILQWNRDSRTIFSWYNGHPSVGLGYEGRVHLLEDAAGRGYGQGSINLTNIRESDQGWYECRVIFPNRTPNSRNNGTWFHLAIDGETLLAVPPVNKTVMEGESVSFDCVAKGEKSVVNWFREGVEITEIEDLKRKASIAEDGTLKINSAAMGDLGEYTCVVTGETGDQQSASAFLNVQYKAKVIYAPREVYLPYGKPALLDCHFRANPPLTNLRWEKDGFLFDPYNVQGVFYRRNGSLYFSKVDETHSGSYTCTPYNELGTEGPSPSITVIVQRPPVFTMTPQHLYIRKLGENLEIPCDARDGDQSHRPAIVWYKDGAPVARGNRTLVIGGNLTIDRIQEQDRGLYQCAASNEAATVVADTELMVLNVPPRAPYNLSANSSNNAVSLTWVPGYVTPKMEYSVWYRPTDTSEWRTMKIVSRKITEATVNNLNPGREYEFMVLSQDKHGDGMFSKTLRIFTQPHNIDENSVSEYRSPIDERMGAPLNVRVQATAQGYLVTWEPPAYGRDQLRLYAVRWYRGPSEKLDGRAETTDTYYLVKPLEGESYYTFDVSAVSVSDDVASSERISLEVPAYRRNRAISMGIVAGIGFLAAALAAIWWARKRFCQSPNEK
- the bdl gene encoding borderless isoform X1, which encodes MCQATRIHQLLGIFLCCQAFSYSLILEEDNEPNYLSAGVGEYAVFNCDLDFPHETPIPYILQWNRDSRTIFSWYNGHPSVGLGYEGRVHLLEDAAGRGYGQGSINLTNIRESDQGWYECRVIFPNRTPNSRNNGTWFHLAIDGASPFPTSVPGETLLAVPPVNKTVMEGESVSFDCVAKGEKSVVNWFREGVEITEIEDLKRKASIAEDGTLKINSAAMGDLGEYTCVVTGETGDQQSASAFLNVQYKAKVIYAPREVYLPYGKPALLDCHFRANPPLTNLRWEKDGFLFDPYNVQGVFYRRNGSLYFSKVDETHSGSYTCTPYNELGTEGPSPSITVIVQRPPVFTMTPQHLYIRKLGENLEIPCDARDGDQSHRPAIVWYKDGAPVARGNRTLVIGGNLTIDRIQEQDRGLYQCAASNEAATVVADTELMVLNVPPRAPYNLSANSSNNAVSLTWVPGYVTPKMEYSVWYRPTDTSEWRTMKIVSRKITEATVNNLNPGREYEFMVLSQDKHGDGMFSKTLRIFTQPHNIDENSVSEYRSPIDERMGAPLNVRVQATAQGYLVTWEPPAYGRDQLRLYAVRWYRGPSEKLDGRAETTDTYYLVKPLEGESYYTFDVSAVSVSDDVASSERISLEVPAYRRNRAISMGIVAGIGFLAAALAAIWWARKRFCQSPNEK